A single Cherax quadricarinatus isolate ZL_2023a chromosome 4, ASM3850222v1, whole genome shotgun sequence DNA region contains:
- the LOC128684241 gene encoding tax1-binding protein 3 homolog: protein MTTRAFSHEPGTAMECLSIPITLEKEAGLDEHGRQVLKCGFKIGGGIDQDFMKSPQGYTDNGIYCTEVHDGSAAARAGLRVHDKILQCNGYDFTMVTHKKAVDYIKKHPVLNLLVARKGVTHS, encoded by the exons ATGACGACAAGGGCCTTCTCCCACGAGCCCGGCACTGCTATGGAGTGCCTCAGCATACCTATCACACTGGAGAAGGAGGCCGGCCTGGACGAACATGGCAGACAG GTGCTGAAGTGCGGCTTCAAAATTGGTGGTGGCATCGACCAGGACTTCATGAAGAGCCCCCAGGGTTATACAGACAATGGTATCTACTGTACCGAG GTCCATGACGGCAGTGCGGCTGCCCGGGCGGGGCTGCGTGTCCACGACAAGATCTTGCAgtgcaatggctacgatttcaccATGGTGACGCACAAAAAGGCCGTCGACTACATCAAGAAGCATCCCGTCCTGAACCTGCTGGTCGCCCGTAAGGGCGTCACTCACTCGTAA